CCGATGAGACCGATCGAGCGGACGCTGGCGACCTGGTCTTCGGTGATCCCCTTGCCGTCGTCGCGCACCTCCAGGCCGATCCCCTCGTCGGTAGCGGTGAAGGCGATCTCCACGTGCCGCGCGCCCGAATGGCGGGCCACGTTGGTGAGCGCCTCCTGGGCGATGCGGAAGACGGCGGTGGCGCGGTCGGGACCGAGCGGCGGCTCCGCGGAGGGCACGTCACAGCCGCATTCGATCCCCGAGTGCTTCGCGAAGTCCTCGGACAGCCACTCGATGGCTGCCGCGATCCCCAGGTCGTCGAGCACGGCCGGCCGAAGGTGCGCCGCCAGGCGGCGGACCGCCTCCACGCTGCGGTCCACCAGCTCCAGCATCGTGCCGAGGCGTTCCGGCACCTCCTTCGGGCCCGAGGCACACCGGTCGACCAGCCACGTAAGATCCATCTTGAGCCCCGTCAGCGCCTGGCCAAACTCGTCGTGAATCTCGCGCGCGATCGCCGTCCGATCCGCTTCGTACACGCTGTGCAGCTCGACCGCCAGCGCACGGAGCCGGTCGCGGGAAGCCCGAACCATGTCCTCCGCCCTCTTCCGCCCGGTGATGTCGTGGGCGACACCCTGGTACCCAACGACGGTGCCGTCGGCGGCACGCCGCGCCGACCCGGAGACCAGGCAGTCGCGCACGGTTCCGTCCCGGTGGCGGGCCCTTATCTCGAGGTTCCGCACGACTCCCTGCCGCTCGATCTCCTCCACGAACCGCTCCCGGTCCCGGGGATCGGCGTACAGCTCGGTGACGTTGAGGCGCAGCAGCTCCTCACGGGGCCCTCCCCACAGCTCGGCCGCGGCATCGTTCGCGTCGAGCAGTCGCCCGGACCGCGTGGTGATGTACACCGCATCCGTCGCCGTCTCGAACAGCGTGCGATAGCGCTCTTCGCTCTCCCGCAGCGCCTGTTCGGCGCGCCTGCGCTCCGTTACGTCTTTGGCAACGCCAAGGAAACCAGTAGGTCGACCATCACGGCCGCGCAGCACGTTGGTCTTGGCGTCCACCCAGACGGGGCTCCCGTCCTTCCGCCGGCGCAGCCACTCCCCCAGGAAATCGGTGCCTTGCAAGACCCTTTCCAGATCCGCCGCGAGGGCGCGCGGGTCCTGGTCGGGGTAAAGGATCGCGGCGGTCTTGCCCAGCATCTCCTCGGGGCCGTACCCGAAGATCGCGGTCACGCCCTCGTTCCAGTAGGTGATCCGTCCCTCGAGATCGGTCGCGATC
This portion of the Gemmatimonadales bacterium genome encodes:
- a CDS encoding PAS domain S-box protein: MPSRRAKPPTKKRRKRDPGTRAASRNQLERLLTNLDEVTYEVVTPGDPLTGKTVYVSCQVEALVGHTPEEFLRDSSLWFHLLHPDDLESVIEVTRTMYERRRPCSRLYRLRHKTTGAYRWIEDRIVPRLNGEARVVGYYGAARDVTDRISADEQLRFQSDILRNVQDNVIATDLEGRITYWNEGVTAIFGYGPEEMLGKTAAILYPDQDPRALAADLERVLQGTDFLGEWLRRRKDGSPVWVDAKTNVLRGRDGRPTGFLGVAKDVTERRRAEQALRESEERYRTLFETATDAVYITTRSGRLLDANDAAAELWGGPREELLRLNVTELYADPRDRERFVEEIERQGVVRNLEIRARHRDGTVRDCLVSGSARRAADGTVVGYQGVAHDITGRKRAEDMVRASRDRLRALAVELHSVYEADRTAIAREIHDEFGQALTGLKMDLTWLVDRCASGPKEVPERLGTMLELVDRSVEAVRRLAAHLRPAVLDDLGIAAAIEWLSEDFAKHSGIECGCDVPSAEPPLGPDRATAVFRIAQEALTNVARHSGARHVEIAFTATDEGIGLEVRDDGKGITEDQVASVRSIGLIG